A region from the Tigriopus californicus strain San Diego chromosome 9, Tcal_SD_v2.1, whole genome shotgun sequence genome encodes:
- the LOC131887268 gene encoding uncharacterized protein LOC131887268 isoform X1 — MSRDLGKNALFLIIYLCALFHQGWPRCYIGVDYQGDFYTQVSAETESTVQYSRIVIQADAIPIWGSCHKKMGQSVILKESTTEGDCYRCIHLQYRSPNVLEIFSKGLNKCFVHESLAMQSCPSETQIRINAVQEMMLFRSSDEILEQFCPFHHGHYQFTYTKETGGPFASDRCPRLSSKASNCPSAADIELNFEGCSFRDKTLRFKCLGDWRANETGEKFLALLEIDPSDESGPKYRCGLFHEDEVTGRAALTLSSDSTCQTNLYSASMGFESLQLRASPERPWPVVVRKGSCRFPEWSQGRWKDLSIEDAIMKHQSDVDLQTFSSHCIQQSNKNQNRFLIHSRSNCGSSQYNCVWFEQRGVNILEYQLGLRPSTIPSSELCDNDNFLQRTWKTQPKRDFLSLSSCPIAGDYTGILPDNPNFCAKLSSDCNNPDVMFYSVSSCDNQSQVLEENNRQARSAQNQDRDVDQGGLHPNSKLGDSFHPSRPRYERESTQSLSAFRTTTNVYDPFGFNTRFRKTLNTPMTRSTPTIRRRNYYFREHGQDPRLSKSNADTSPPTRFPSRRETLESYPPTMYSSTPFPVQLETQSLTSMEPDYERKPTLSEIFRVPLGSSVISKAETASRDLNQGFVGRRSEDREYQCLGQWEEDGQLFTYTKRRDVPGYECFIGSVDHMNGIYLIEGGVDCRRGLRVTSFGMKLSKRSNCYGFPSTELEKMKPKVNHTPWFTPTLKHPTNNPNHPGRTTHVITENDLVKWSNKPWTPIREPSSSSVPALRTHKIMLLVFSFYYSLRFL; from the exons GTTGGCCACGATGTTACATTGGAGTGGACTATCAAGGAGACTTCTACACTCAAGTGAGTGCCGAAACAGAATCCACGGTCCAATACTCCCGCATTGTCATCCAAGCCGATGCCATTCCGATTTGGGGTAGTTGCCACAAAAAAATGGGACAGAGCGTGATCCTAAAGGAAAG CACAACCGAGGGAGATTGTTATCGGTGCATTCATCTTCAATATCGTTCTCCCAATGTGCTCGAAATCTTCAGTAAGGGCCTTAACAAATGTTTCGTTCACGAGTCTCTGGCAATGCAATCGTGCCCTTCAGAGACTCAGATCAGAATCAACGCCGTTCAAGAGATGATGCTGTTCA GATCCTCAGATGAGATCCTCGAGCAATTCTGCCCTTTTCATCATGGTCATTACCAATTCACTTACACAAAAGAGACTGGAGGTCCTTTCGCTAGTGATCGTTGCCCAAGGTTATCCTCAAAGGCCAGTAATTGTCCTTCAGCTGCGGATATTGAGCTTAATTTCGAAGGATGCTCGTTCAGGGATAAAACCCTCAGGTTCAAATGTCTTGGGGATTGGAGAGCTAATGAGACGGGAGAGAAATTTCTTGCCCTTCTAGAGATTGATCCAAGTGACGAATCTGGTCCCAAGTACAGATGTGGA TTATTCCACGAGGATGAAGTCACCGGACGTGCAGCCTTGACTCTTTCCAGCGATAGCACGTGTCAAACTAATCTCTATTCGGCCTCCATGGGCTTTGAAAGCCTTCAATTGAGGGCCTCACCAGAAAGGCCTTGGCCTGTTGTTGTCAGAAAAGGCTCCTGCAG ATTTCCGGAATGGAGTCAGGGGAGATGGAAGGATCTCTCCATAGAAGACGCCATTATGAAACACCAAAGTGACGTGGATCTccaaactttttcttctcacTGTATCCAACAATCAAACAAGAACCAGAATAGGTTTCTCATTCACTCCAGATCCAATTG TGGATCCAGTCAGTACAACTGTGTCTGGTTCGAACAGAGAGGTGTAAATATTTTAGAGTACCAACTCGGTCTCCGACCCTCAACCATTCCAAGCTCCGAACTCTGTGATAACGATAACTTTCTCCAACGAACTTGGAAGACACAGCCGA AACGAGATTTCCTGTCGCTATCATCTTGTCCTATAGCCGGGGATTACACGGGTATTTTACCCGACAACCcaaatttttgtgccaaaCTCTCGTCAGATTGCAACAATCCAGATGTCATGTTCTACTCTGTATCTTCGTGTGATAATCAATCCCAAGTGCTTGAAG AGAACAATAGACAGGCGAGATCTGCTCAAAATCAAGATCGTGACGTCGACCAAGGAGGTCTTCACCCTAATTCAAAGCTCGGCGACTCATTTCATCCCTCCAGACCTCGATATGAACGAGAGTCAACCCAATCCTTATCAGCATTCCGAACCACCACGAACGTCTACGATCCCTTTGGGTTCAATACCAGATTTCGAAAGACATTGAATACCCCTATGACACGAAGTACGCCCACGATCCGTCGTAGAAACTACTATTTCCGGGAACACGGGCAAGATCCAAGACTGTCGAAATCGAATGCGGACACAAGCCCTCCTACTAGATTTCCAAGTCGTAGAGAAACCCTGGAAAGTTATCCTCCTACGATGTACAGTTCCACGCCATTCCCAGTCCAATTGGAAACCCAATCACTCACATCAATGGAACCAGATTATGAAAGAAAACCCACGCTGAGCGAGATCTTCAGGGTGCCACTGGGGTCGTCAGTGATTTCCAAGGCAGAGACCGCCTCCCGCGACCTCAATCAGGGTTTCGTGGGAAGGCGATCTGAAG ATCGTGAGTACCAATGTCTTGGTCAATGGGAGGAAGATGGTCAGCTCTTCACCTACACAAAACGAAGAGATGTCCCTGGATATGAATGCTTCATTGGTTCCGTGGATCACATGAATGGAATTTACCTCATAGAAGGTGGTGTCGATTGTCGACGTGGTCTCCGAGTGACTTCATTTGGCATGAAACTGTCCAAACGAAGCAATTGCTATGGCTTCCCATCCAcagaattggaaaaaatgaagcccAAAGTGAATCACACGCCTTGGTTCACACCCACTTTGAAGCATCCCACCAACAATCCAAATCATCCAGGTCGAACTACTCACGTGATAACAGAGAACGACCTGGTTAAATGGTCCAACAAACCTTGGACACCAATTCGTG agcCGTCTTCGAGTTCTGTTCCAGCCTTGCGTACACACAAGATCATGTTATTAGTATTCAGTTTCTACTACTCCTTACGATTTTTATAA
- the LOC131887268 gene encoding uncharacterized protein LOC131887268 isoform X3 produces the protein MSRDLGKNALFLIIYLCALFHQGWPRCYIGVDYQGDFYTQVSAETESTVQYSRIVIQADAIPIWGSCHKKMGQSVILKESTTEGDCYRCIHLQYRSPNVLEIFSKGLNKCFVHESLAMQSCPSETQIRINAVQEMMLFRSSDEILEQFCPFHHGHYQFTYTKETGGPFASDRCPRLSSKASNCPSAADIELNFEGCSFRDKTLRFKCLGDWRANETGEKFLALLEIDPSDESGPKYRCGLFHEDEVTGRAALTLSSDSTCQTNLYSASMGFESLQLRASPERPWPVVVRKGSCRFPEWSQGRWKDLSIEDAIMKHQSDVDLQTFSSHCIQQSNKNQNRFLIHSRSNCGSSQYNCVWFEQRGVNILEYQLGLRPSTIPSSELCDNDNFLQRTWKTQPKRDFLSLSSCPIAGDYTGILPDNPNFCAKLSSDCNNPDVMFYSVSSCDNQSQVLEDREYQCLGQWEEDGQLFTYTKRRDVPGYECFIGSVDHMNGIYLIEGGVDCRRGLRVTSFGMKLSKRSNCYGFPSTELEKMKPKVNHTPWFTPTLKHPTNNPNHPGRTTHVITENDLVKWSNKPWTPIREPSSSSVPALRTHKIMLLVFSFYYSLRFL, from the exons GTTGGCCACGATGTTACATTGGAGTGGACTATCAAGGAGACTTCTACACTCAAGTGAGTGCCGAAACAGAATCCACGGTCCAATACTCCCGCATTGTCATCCAAGCCGATGCCATTCCGATTTGGGGTAGTTGCCACAAAAAAATGGGACAGAGCGTGATCCTAAAGGAAAG CACAACCGAGGGAGATTGTTATCGGTGCATTCATCTTCAATATCGTTCTCCCAATGTGCTCGAAATCTTCAGTAAGGGCCTTAACAAATGTTTCGTTCACGAGTCTCTGGCAATGCAATCGTGCCCTTCAGAGACTCAGATCAGAATCAACGCCGTTCAAGAGATGATGCTGTTCA GATCCTCAGATGAGATCCTCGAGCAATTCTGCCCTTTTCATCATGGTCATTACCAATTCACTTACACAAAAGAGACTGGAGGTCCTTTCGCTAGTGATCGTTGCCCAAGGTTATCCTCAAAGGCCAGTAATTGTCCTTCAGCTGCGGATATTGAGCTTAATTTCGAAGGATGCTCGTTCAGGGATAAAACCCTCAGGTTCAAATGTCTTGGGGATTGGAGAGCTAATGAGACGGGAGAGAAATTTCTTGCCCTTCTAGAGATTGATCCAAGTGACGAATCTGGTCCCAAGTACAGATGTGGA TTATTCCACGAGGATGAAGTCACCGGACGTGCAGCCTTGACTCTTTCCAGCGATAGCACGTGTCAAACTAATCTCTATTCGGCCTCCATGGGCTTTGAAAGCCTTCAATTGAGGGCCTCACCAGAAAGGCCTTGGCCTGTTGTTGTCAGAAAAGGCTCCTGCAG ATTTCCGGAATGGAGTCAGGGGAGATGGAAGGATCTCTCCATAGAAGACGCCATTATGAAACACCAAAGTGACGTGGATCTccaaactttttcttctcacTGTATCCAACAATCAAACAAGAACCAGAATAGGTTTCTCATTCACTCCAGATCCAATTG TGGATCCAGTCAGTACAACTGTGTCTGGTTCGAACAGAGAGGTGTAAATATTTTAGAGTACCAACTCGGTCTCCGACCCTCAACCATTCCAAGCTCCGAACTCTGTGATAACGATAACTTTCTCCAACGAACTTGGAAGACACAGCCGA AACGAGATTTCCTGTCGCTATCATCTTGTCCTATAGCCGGGGATTACACGGGTATTTTACCCGACAACCcaaatttttgtgccaaaCTCTCGTCAGATTGCAACAATCCAGATGTCATGTTCTACTCTGTATCTTCGTGTGATAATCAATCCCAAGTGCTTGAAG ATCGTGAGTACCAATGTCTTGGTCAATGGGAGGAAGATGGTCAGCTCTTCACCTACACAAAACGAAGAGATGTCCCTGGATATGAATGCTTCATTGGTTCCGTGGATCACATGAATGGAATTTACCTCATAGAAGGTGGTGTCGATTGTCGACGTGGTCTCCGAGTGACTTCATTTGGCATGAAACTGTCCAAACGAAGCAATTGCTATGGCTTCCCATCCAcagaattggaaaaaatgaagcccAAAGTGAATCACACGCCTTGGTTCACACCCACTTTGAAGCATCCCACCAACAATCCAAATCATCCAGGTCGAACTACTCACGTGATAACAGAGAACGACCTGGTTAAATGGTCCAACAAACCTTGGACACCAATTCGTG agcCGTCTTCGAGTTCTGTTCCAGCCTTGCGTACACACAAGATCATGTTATTAGTATTCAGTTTCTACTACTCCTTACGATTTTTATAA
- the LOC131887268 gene encoding uncharacterized protein LOC131887268 isoform X2 produces MGQSVILKESTTEGDCYRCIHLQYRSPNVLEIFSKGLNKCFVHESLAMQSCPSETQIRINAVQEMMLFRSSDEILEQFCPFHHGHYQFTYTKETGGPFASDRCPRLSSKASNCPSAADIELNFEGCSFRDKTLRFKCLGDWRANETGEKFLALLEIDPSDESGPKYRCGLFHEDEVTGRAALTLSSDSTCQTNLYSASMGFESLQLRASPERPWPVVVRKGSCRFPEWSQGRWKDLSIEDAIMKHQSDVDLQTFSSHCIQQSNKNQNRFLIHSRSNCGSSQYNCVWFEQRGVNILEYQLGLRPSTIPSSELCDNDNFLQRTWKTQPKRDFLSLSSCPIAGDYTGILPDNPNFCAKLSSDCNNPDVMFYSVSSCDNQSQVLEENNRQARSAQNQDRDVDQGGLHPNSKLGDSFHPSRPRYERESTQSLSAFRTTTNVYDPFGFNTRFRKTLNTPMTRSTPTIRRRNYYFREHGQDPRLSKSNADTSPPTRFPSRRETLESYPPTMYSSTPFPVQLETQSLTSMEPDYERKPTLSEIFRVPLGSSVISKAETASRDLNQGFVGRRSEDREYQCLGQWEEDGQLFTYTKRRDVPGYECFIGSVDHMNGIYLIEGGVDCRRGLRVTSFGMKLSKRSNCYGFPSTELEKMKPKVNHTPWFTPTLKHPTNNPNHPGRTTHVITENDLVKWSNKPWTPIREPSSSSVPALRTHKIMLLVFSFYYSLRFL; encoded by the exons ATGGGACAGAGCGTGATCCTAAAGGAAAG CACAACCGAGGGAGATTGTTATCGGTGCATTCATCTTCAATATCGTTCTCCCAATGTGCTCGAAATCTTCAGTAAGGGCCTTAACAAATGTTTCGTTCACGAGTCTCTGGCAATGCAATCGTGCCCTTCAGAGACTCAGATCAGAATCAACGCCGTTCAAGAGATGATGCTGTTCA GATCCTCAGATGAGATCCTCGAGCAATTCTGCCCTTTTCATCATGGTCATTACCAATTCACTTACACAAAAGAGACTGGAGGTCCTTTCGCTAGTGATCGTTGCCCAAGGTTATCCTCAAAGGCCAGTAATTGTCCTTCAGCTGCGGATATTGAGCTTAATTTCGAAGGATGCTCGTTCAGGGATAAAACCCTCAGGTTCAAATGTCTTGGGGATTGGAGAGCTAATGAGACGGGAGAGAAATTTCTTGCCCTTCTAGAGATTGATCCAAGTGACGAATCTGGTCCCAAGTACAGATGTGGA TTATTCCACGAGGATGAAGTCACCGGACGTGCAGCCTTGACTCTTTCCAGCGATAGCACGTGTCAAACTAATCTCTATTCGGCCTCCATGGGCTTTGAAAGCCTTCAATTGAGGGCCTCACCAGAAAGGCCTTGGCCTGTTGTTGTCAGAAAAGGCTCCTGCAG ATTTCCGGAATGGAGTCAGGGGAGATGGAAGGATCTCTCCATAGAAGACGCCATTATGAAACACCAAAGTGACGTGGATCTccaaactttttcttctcacTGTATCCAACAATCAAACAAGAACCAGAATAGGTTTCTCATTCACTCCAGATCCAATTG TGGATCCAGTCAGTACAACTGTGTCTGGTTCGAACAGAGAGGTGTAAATATTTTAGAGTACCAACTCGGTCTCCGACCCTCAACCATTCCAAGCTCCGAACTCTGTGATAACGATAACTTTCTCCAACGAACTTGGAAGACACAGCCGA AACGAGATTTCCTGTCGCTATCATCTTGTCCTATAGCCGGGGATTACACGGGTATTTTACCCGACAACCcaaatttttgtgccaaaCTCTCGTCAGATTGCAACAATCCAGATGTCATGTTCTACTCTGTATCTTCGTGTGATAATCAATCCCAAGTGCTTGAAG AGAACAATAGACAGGCGAGATCTGCTCAAAATCAAGATCGTGACGTCGACCAAGGAGGTCTTCACCCTAATTCAAAGCTCGGCGACTCATTTCATCCCTCCAGACCTCGATATGAACGAGAGTCAACCCAATCCTTATCAGCATTCCGAACCACCACGAACGTCTACGATCCCTTTGGGTTCAATACCAGATTTCGAAAGACATTGAATACCCCTATGACACGAAGTACGCCCACGATCCGTCGTAGAAACTACTATTTCCGGGAACACGGGCAAGATCCAAGACTGTCGAAATCGAATGCGGACACAAGCCCTCCTACTAGATTTCCAAGTCGTAGAGAAACCCTGGAAAGTTATCCTCCTACGATGTACAGTTCCACGCCATTCCCAGTCCAATTGGAAACCCAATCACTCACATCAATGGAACCAGATTATGAAAGAAAACCCACGCTGAGCGAGATCTTCAGGGTGCCACTGGGGTCGTCAGTGATTTCCAAGGCAGAGACCGCCTCCCGCGACCTCAATCAGGGTTTCGTGGGAAGGCGATCTGAAG ATCGTGAGTACCAATGTCTTGGTCAATGGGAGGAAGATGGTCAGCTCTTCACCTACACAAAACGAAGAGATGTCCCTGGATATGAATGCTTCATTGGTTCCGTGGATCACATGAATGGAATTTACCTCATAGAAGGTGGTGTCGATTGTCGACGTGGTCTCCGAGTGACTTCATTTGGCATGAAACTGTCCAAACGAAGCAATTGCTATGGCTTCCCATCCAcagaattggaaaaaatgaagcccAAAGTGAATCACACGCCTTGGTTCACACCCACTTTGAAGCATCCCACCAACAATCCAAATCATCCAGGTCGAACTACTCACGTGATAACAGAGAACGACCTGGTTAAATGGTCCAACAAACCTTGGACACCAATTCGTG agcCGTCTTCGAGTTCTGTTCCAGCCTTGCGTACACACAAGATCATGTTATTAGTATTCAGTTTCTACTACTCCTTACGATTTTTATAA